A genome region from Pseudomonas helmanticensis includes the following:
- a CDS encoding alginate O-acetyltransferase AlgF, producing MTFTTTPRRLAKSFALVAGLSVLSVPAFAGGDAALYGPTAPKGSTFVRVYNASNAEVSATVGSTNLSDVAPLASSDFSFMPGGDYSAKVGSQTLPVKLAGDHYYTLVNNASGAPQLIEEPPFKNKQKSLVRVQNLSDKPLTLKTADGKTDVVPNVAAKGRGEREINPVKVSLALYEGDKKVGDVKPVALERGEAAVLYVTGSGSSLSPVWVKRPVSTR from the coding sequence ATGACTTTCACTACTACTCCTCGTCGTCTCGCTAAAAGCTTCGCATTGGTTGCTGGCCTCAGCGTGCTTTCCGTCCCTGCCTTCGCCGGTGGCGACGCCGCCCTGTACGGCCCGACCGCACCGAAAGGCTCGACCTTCGTGCGTGTCTACAACGCCAGCAACGCTGAAGTCAGCGCCACCGTTGGCAGCACCAACCTGAGCGACGTTGCGCCATTGGCCAGCAGCGACTTCAGCTTCATGCCGGGCGGTGATTACAGCGCCAAGGTCGGCAGCCAGACCCTGCCGGTGAAGCTCGCCGGTGACCACTACTACACCCTGGTCAACAACGCTTCCGGCGCGCCGCAACTGATCGAAGAACCGCCGTTCAAGAACAAGCAGAAATCCCTGGTGCGCGTGCAGAACCTCAGCGACAAGCCGCTGACTCTGAAGACCGCCGACGGCAAGACCGACGTGGTGCCGAACGTGGCCGCCAAGGGCCGTGGCGAACGTGAAATCAACCCGGTGAAAGTCAGCCTGGCGCTGTACGAAGGTGACAAGAAAGTCGGCGACGTAAAACCGGTCGCCCTGGAGCGCGGTGAAGCCGCAGTGCTGTACGTCACCGGCAGCGGCAGCAGCCTGTCGCCAGTCTGGGTAAAACGCCCGGTATCGACTCGATAA